The Stigmatella ashevillena genomic sequence GCGGACAGCCGGGAGGCGCTCTCCACGGTCTTGTCCTTCAGGAGGTCGGTGTACGCCAGCTTCAGCGCTGTCACGTCCACCGCCTGGCCCACGCGCGAGCCCGTCACCACCACCCGGGCCACCACGCGCTCCGTCTGTCCGGCGGAGAAGTCCGTCAGGGCCACGCGCACCGTGTTCCCGGCCGTATTGGCGCGGTACCCCAGCACCTCGCCCAGGGTGATGCCCTGGGGCAACTCGAAGGAGAGCTCCACGTTGCGCGCCACCTGGGTGGTGGCCTGCTGCAAGTCCTTCTGGAAGAGGGTGGCCAGCTTTCCTGCATCCTCCAGGAAGCCGTAGGAGCCTGCGCCGTACTCGGCGAAAGCCTGCATCAGGTCCTCGTTGAAGTCCGTTCCCACGCCGATGGAGCTCACCGTGATGCCCCGGGAGCGGATGTCCTTGACCACCTGCTTGAGGCTGCCTTCGTCCGTGCTGCCCTCGGTGGGCTGCCCGTCGCTGATGAGGATGAGGCGGTTGACCTGATAGTCCGAGCGCGCGGCCTCCACCTGGGCCTGGCCCGCCAGGAGGCCCGCGCTGATGTTGGTGCCTCCCTCGTCCCAGATGCCCTCGATGTACTGGACCATCCGCTTCCGGTTGTCGGGGGTGGCCTGCAACCCTGGCAGGCTCTTCACGTCCGAGCCGTAGTGGACGATGGCCAGCCGGTCCTCATCCTTGAGCAGCGTCACCAGGTGGCGCGCGGCCTGTTTGGCCTGCTCCAGCTTGTAGCCGCTCATGGAACCGGAACGGTCGATGATCAGGGCCAGGTTCACCGGGCTGCGCCGGGCGCCCGGGACTTCCTGCCCCGTGATGTCCACGGTGACGAAGACATCCGAGCTGCCCGGGGTGATGTAGGGGTGGGACAACCGGCTCGTCATCGTCAGCGACCCTTGAGAGGTGCTGGCGGGCGGTGGAGGCGGAAGAGGGGGCGGCGGCTTGGACGGGGCGGGCGTGGCGATGTGGACCGGTGGGTGGGTCACATGCGGCAGGCCCAGCACCAGGGCAGTGAGCGCGAGACCCCCGGCCAAAGCCAACAGGGTGACGGTCTTGTTCATGGCAGGGCTCCTTGGGACAGCAGCGGGCCCTGCTTCAGACGACTGAGGCGGAAAAAAGGTCTAAGGCTTCTTCAGGGAGCCAGCTCGACCGCGCAGAAGTAGGGGGAGTTGTTCTCTCCGAACGTCCGCCGGTAGGCCACGGGGTCTTCCTGCCGCAGCCGCTCCAAGGAGGCCTGATCCAGCAGCAGCGAGCGGCAAGTGAAGCGGTTGCGGATGTCCTCGGCCACGCTCGTGTCCGTCACCGAACACCCCGATTTGCCCGAGCCCTCCACGCAGTCCTGGCTGCAGTAGCCCTTGGCCTGAGCATCCGGGTTCGGATCCGCCGCGAAGTTCGCGTCCCGCACGCAAACAAGGTCCTCACAGTCCGTGACGCCGAAGGAGATGAAGTCCTGGCCGGGCTGGATTTCCCGCTCCTGGATGGCCACGGACTCGCCCGGGTTGTTGGGGTCCTGCTTGATCAGCAGGCACTCCTGGCCCAACTGGGTGGTGATTTCGCACGCGCTGGCGAGCAGGGCGGCACTCAAAAGGATGACCAGACGCGCAGACATGATCGGTGTGCACCTCATTCATGAGGAAGGCGTGGGGGTGAACCCCGGACCGTAGCATAGCGGCTTGCGCTGCCAACCGTTCTCTGGTGGAAGTGGCGTAAACGGAATAGTTCAGGGAAGAGGAACAACTGAACCTGGGCGGGGTATGCTCGGATTGGTTGTAGGGGTGGAAGTGGACGGATAGGATGCCCCTGCCGTTGACACTCCGACCGAACATTCGCGGGCGGCTGATCGCCCTTCCACCACGGAGCCCCCGGAAGTGAATCGCCTTAAGGCCATCCTGCTCGCGCTGTGCTTCGGACCCGCGCTGGCGCTCGCCCAATCCCAAGAGGGGATGGGGCTCGACCTCAGCGGCTCAGACGCC encodes the following:
- a CDS encoding vWA domain-containing protein; its protein translation is MNKTVTLLALAGGLALTALVLGLPHVTHPPVHIATPAPSKPPPPLPPPPPASTSQGSLTMTSRLSHPYITPGSSDVFVTVDITGQEVPGARRSPVNLALIIDRSGSMSGYKLEQAKQAARHLVTLLKDEDRLAIVHYGSDVKSLPGLQATPDNRKRMVQYIEGIWDEGGTNISAGLLAGQAQVEAARSDYQVNRLILISDGQPTEGSTDEGSLKQVVKDIRSRGITVSSIGVGTDFNEDLMQAFAEYGAGSYGFLEDAGKLATLFQKDLQQATTQVARNVELSFELPQGITLGEVLGYRANTAGNTVRVALTDFSAGQTERVVARVVVTGSRVGQAVDVTALKLAYTDLLKDKTVESASRLSAMVTDQREEVLARQDKDATVYATRARSAQNLQKAAEALKMGRRDEAKKLIQMNQQMFQEAASVAGAPAVAADMADQDAAIVEYEKASSADDVNTAVKRSKTQALKSFGRMGSTY
- the cglC gene encoding adventurous gliding motility lipoprotein CglC, translating into MSARLVILLSAALLASACEITTQLGQECLLIKQDPNNPGESVAIQEREIQPGQDFISFGVTDCEDLVCVRDANFAADPNPDAQAKGYCSQDCVEGSGKSGCSVTDTSVAEDIRNRFTCRSLLLDQASLERLRQEDPVAYRRTFGENNSPYFCAVELAP